A stretch of the Rhizomicrobium sp. genome encodes the following:
- a CDS encoding alpha-ketoglutarate-dependent dioxygenase AlkB — protein sequence MVKPLALAPGVLLWRGYFDRIGQAALLDDVLARVAEAPFYKPVMPRSGTPFSVEETNFGTLGWISDIAGYRYAPLHPATREPWPAIPPPLLTLWDDVAACPARPECCLVNLYRAGARMGAHQDRDETADAPVVSVSLGDEARFRFGAESRKGPTQSILLSSGDVLVFGGPARRMFHGIDRILSGSSTLIPGGGRINLTLRRIAQIK from the coding sequence ATGGTGAAGCCGCTGGCGCTTGCGCCGGGCGTGCTGCTGTGGCGGGGCTATTTCGATCGCATCGGCCAGGCGGCGTTATTGGACGACGTGCTGGCGCGGGTGGCCGAGGCGCCGTTCTACAAGCCCGTGATGCCGCGTTCGGGAACGCCCTTCTCCGTCGAGGAGACGAATTTCGGAACGCTGGGATGGATTTCCGACATCGCGGGCTATCGCTACGCGCCGCTGCATCCGGCGACGCGGGAACCCTGGCCGGCAATTCCGCCGCCGCTGCTCACGCTGTGGGACGACGTCGCCGCCTGCCCCGCGCGGCCGGAATGCTGCCTGGTCAACCTCTATCGCGCCGGTGCCAGGATGGGGGCGCACCAGGACCGCGACGAGACTGCGGACGCGCCGGTGGTCTCGGTGTCGCTCGGCGACGAGGCGCGGTTCCGCTTCGGCGCCGAGAGCCGCAAGGGACCGACGCAGAGCATCCTGCTGAGCTCCGGCGATGTCCTGGTGTTCGGCGGACCGGCGCGGCGGATGTTCCACGGCATCGATCGGATATTGAGCGGCAGCTCGACGCTGATCCCCGGCGGCGGGCGGATCAACCTGACCTTGCGGCGTATCGCGCAGATAAAATGA